Proteins from a single region of Methanocella sp.:
- a CDS encoding class I SAM-dependent methyltransferase, with the protein MADEKHTFVVESSKREHAEAYDEASDIYDTYEGLFFPYLFGRIRSLLIERFIPRLPPGARVLDIGCGTGQQTLLFDKSGFDVVGIDISPGLVKVANKKLGKGICLVSDACKLPFPDACFDAVSSAGSTLNHIPDYQCFFDEAGRVLKPGGYLFLESDNKWKLDIFWSFASTLTGDPLKYHETLPEVIGYVRRPFHEGYPYVFPLTFDENKFRLLRLRAFTFHELQSELENIGCEVLTVHGAHSITNIIPTTIMQQDRPGRIARGLFSILKSVEDHVYDIWPFNRTGVSIMVIAKKKK; encoded by the coding sequence ATGGCCGATGAGAAACACACGTTCGTCGTCGAGTCCTCGAAGAGAGAGCACGCCGAGGCCTACGACGAGGCGTCCGACATCTACGATACTTACGAGGGGCTCTTTTTCCCGTACCTCTTCGGCCGAATACGGTCGTTATTAATAGAGCGCTTTATTCCCCGGCTGCCGCCAGGCGCCCGGGTGCTCGACATCGGGTGCGGCACCGGGCAGCAGACGCTGCTCTTCGACAAAAGCGGCTTCGACGTGGTAGGCATCGACATCAGCCCGGGCCTGGTGAAAGTGGCGAATAAAAAACTCGGGAAAGGCATCTGCCTCGTATCGGACGCCTGCAAGCTTCCCTTTCCTGATGCCTGCTTCGACGCCGTCTCCAGCGCCGGCAGCACCTTGAACCACATACCCGACTATCAGTGCTTCTTCGATGAGGCGGGCCGCGTGCTCAAGCCTGGCGGCTATCTGTTCCTGGAATCGGACAACAAGTGGAAGTTAGACATTTTCTGGAGCTTTGCCAGCACTTTGACGGGTGACCCGCTAAAATACCACGAGACTCTGCCGGAGGTGATCGGCTACGTCAGGCGGCCATTCCACGAGGGCTATCCTTACGTGTTCCCGCTTACTTTTGACGAGAACAAGTTCAGGCTGCTGCGCCTGAGGGCCTTCACGTTCCATGAGCTGCAGAGTGAGCTGGAGAACATCGGGTGTGAAGTTTTAACGGTCCACGGGGCGCACTCGATAACGAATATCATACCCACCACCATCATGCAGCAGGACCGCCCCGGCCGCATTGCCAGGGGACTTTTTTCAATATTGAAGTCAGTCGAGGACCATGTCTATGACATCTGGCCGTTCAATAGAACGGGCGTGAGCATAATGGTTATCGCAAAAAAGAAAAAGTAG
- a CDS encoding dipeptidase has protein sequence MEQLPGPVVEHLAKGQDKYVERLCEFLRIPSISTLPAHAGDIRKAAKWLLHEAERLGFKGALYETKGHPVVYAELCPHKDAPTVLIYGHYDVQPPDPVDQWCHPPFTPTIQDGCVFARGATDDKGQFLTFFNAIESILAVDGTLPLNVKLVVEGEEEVGSPNFRAFLDAHKDLLKADFIALSDGEKYRADMPSICYGLRGLLYMQIDIQGPKYDVHSGLHGGSVVNPALALSWILSRLKDDQGKVLIPGFYGHARDLEPWERKEMARLPFDEKAEAAMLGVPKLVPEKGYTILESVRARPTLDINGIWGGFQGEGSKTIIPASAGAKVSMRLVPDQDPDEIAGLLEKYVISMAPVGVTVKVTNISSNRALIVPRDSPAIHAMARSIEYAFGVRPVFTRDGGSIGAVVAMQAGLGIEDILMLGWGDPDDALHSPNEHFSLENFRRGSLASAALLYGLAKVKTSLKPVAKEPGGSHKK, from the coding sequence ATGGAGCAATTACCGGGGCCCGTTGTGGAGCACCTGGCGAAAGGCCAGGATAAGTACGTCGAAAGGCTTTGCGAATTCTTGAGGATACCGAGCATCAGTACGCTGCCCGCCCATGCCGGCGATATACGAAAGGCCGCAAAGTGGCTTCTCCACGAAGCCGAGCGCCTTGGATTTAAAGGCGCGCTCTATGAGACAAAAGGCCACCCGGTCGTGTACGCGGAGCTTTGCCCCCACAAGGATGCCCCGACCGTCCTGATATACGGCCACTACGACGTCCAGCCCCCCGACCCGGTCGACCAGTGGTGTCATCCGCCCTTTACGCCGACCATACAGGACGGCTGCGTCTTTGCCCGGGGCGCCACGGACGATAAGGGCCAGTTTCTTACGTTCTTCAATGCCATCGAATCAATTCTCGCCGTGGACGGCACGCTGCCGCTGAACGTCAAGCTCGTCGTAGAGGGCGAAGAGGAGGTCGGCAGCCCGAACTTCAGGGCTTTCCTGGACGCGCATAAAGACTTATTAAAGGCGGACTTCATCGCCCTCTCGGACGGCGAAAAGTACCGTGCGGACATGCCCAGTATATGCTACGGCCTGCGGGGCTTATTGTATATGCAGATCGATATTCAGGGACCCAAATATGACGTGCACTCCGGCCTGCACGGCGGCTCTGTCGTGAACCCGGCCCTGGCGCTTTCCTGGATATTGAGCAGGCTAAAGGACGACCAAGGCAAGGTGCTGATCCCCGGATTTTACGGCCACGCCCGTGACCTCGAGCCGTGGGAGAGAAAAGAGATGGCGAGACTGCCCTTCGATGAAAAGGCAGAAGCGGCCATGCTGGGAGTGCCGAAGCTCGTCCCGGAAAAGGGCTATACGATCCTTGAGAGCGTCCGCGCCCGGCCTACACTGGACATTAACGGCATCTGGGGAGGCTTCCAGGGAGAGGGCTCCAAGACCATCATCCCGGCCAGCGCGGGCGCCAAGGTCAGCATGCGCCTGGTCCCGGACCAGGACCCGGACGAGATCGCAGGCCTCTTAGAAAAATACGTAATATCGATGGCCCCGGTTGGAGTTACTGTGAAGGTCACGAATATCAGCAGTAACCGGGCGCTAATCGTCCCGAGGGATAGCCCCGCCATCCATGCCATGGCCCGGTCTATCGAGTATGCTTTCGGCGTCAGGCCCGTATTCACCCGGGACGGCGGCAGTATCGGCGCCGTCGTCGCAATGCAGGCGGGCCTTGGCATCGAAGATATACTCATGCTCGGCTGGGGCGACCCGGACGACGCGCTCCACTCGCCTAACGAGCACTTCAGCCTTGAGAACTTCCGCCGCGGCTCCCTGGCATCGGCTGCCCTGCTTTACGGCCTCGCGAAAGTAAAAACCTCGTTAAAGCCCGTGGCTAAAGAGCCGGGTGGCTCCCATAAAAAATAG
- a CDS encoding DNA-binding protein, translating into MPQTYVLDASAFIYGMFPGGELVTPPKVYAEVKDEASALKLEMLTGLAVREPEIRHVEEVKKEARETGDIMRLSPSDVDLLALAAEERAAGKDVAILSDDYAVQNVARKMGLAILPLHQKRIKYKIVWEKRCIGCNRTFPEGDVCPVCGSPLKLRKRSAKR; encoded by the coding sequence ATGCCCCAGACATATGTGCTAGACGCGTCTGCGTTCATATACGGGATGTTCCCCGGCGGAGAGCTCGTGACCCCGCCGAAAGTCTATGCCGAGGTAAAGGATGAAGCCTCGGCACTCAAGCTGGAGATGCTCACCGGCCTGGCCGTCCGGGAGCCCGAGATACGCCACGTAGAGGAGGTGAAAAAAGAAGCGCGGGAGACCGGCGACATCATGCGCCTCTCTCCCTCGGATGTGGACCTGCTGGCGCTGGCGGCCGAAGAGCGGGCCGCGGGCAAGGACGTGGCCATCCTCAGCGACGACTACGCGGTCCAGAACGTTGCCCGGAAAATGGGTCTGGCGATATTGCCCCTGCATCAAAAGCGGATAAAGTATAAAATCGTGTGGGAAAAACGGTGCATAGGATGCAACCGGACCTTCCCGGAGGGCGACGTCTGCCCGGTCTGCGGGTCCCCGCTTAAGCTGAGAAAACGCTCCGCCAAGAGGTAA
- a CDS encoding orotate phosphoribosyltransferase-like protein, translating into MRNVNDLIEKAIELRNRGLRSGEIADELNISRETATWLLTRSKKETGIPAPKDIFVDWSSIGKSSSRLMLIATCMADMVEETLNELDTNVDAVVGVALSGVPLANIVAYQYGVELAVVHPAKHRWEEGKEMKEAKATLSENYSDVRGKRCVIIDDVITTGSTAEETVRLIQDSGGEAVIVAVIIDKKGIDSVDSVPVRSLIRVGRVG; encoded by the coding sequence ATGAGAAACGTTAACGATTTGATCGAAAAGGCGATCGAGCTGAGGAACCGAGGCCTGAGGTCGGGCGAGATCGCGGACGAGCTGAACATCTCGAGGGAGACCGCCACATGGCTCCTTACCCGCTCTAAGAAGGAGACCGGAATACCGGCGCCCAAGGATATTTTCGTGGACTGGAGTAGCATCGGCAAGAGCTCCAGCCGGCTGATGCTCATCGCGACGTGCATGGCCGATATGGTAGAAGAGACGCTGAACGAGCTGGACACGAACGTGGACGCGGTCGTGGGCGTGGCGCTCAGCGGCGTGCCGCTGGCCAACATCGTCGCCTACCAGTATGGCGTCGAATTAGCCGTAGTCCACCCTGCGAAGCACCGCTGGGAAGAGGGCAAGGAGATGAAGGAAGCGAAGGCCACGCTGAGCGAGAATTATTCGGACGTGCGGGGCAAGCGCTGTGTTATCATCGACGACGTCATCACCACCGGGAGCACGGCCGAGGAGACCGTCAGGCTCATCCAGGACAGCGGCGGCGAGGCCGTGATAGTGGCTGTCATCATCGATAAGAAGGGCATCGACAGCGTCGATTCCGTGCCCGTTCGGTCGCTTATTCGTGTCGGGCGCGTCGGATAA
- a CDS encoding CBS domain-containing protein, protein MKVKDVMTKNVVTIGADASVADAAKKMKDADVGSIVVLDHNAVKGIVTDRKIVTNCIAENKDPGRERIGNITSSRLITCSEDSDMRDALMTLDKNKIRRCPVVNDKKELVGMLSIVDIAREMKGCMDYLLDDISRSAAKAEHHETSRPVIR, encoded by the coding sequence TTGAAAGTCAAGGATGTAATGACGAAGAACGTAGTCACCATCGGCGCCGATGCCTCGGTGGCCGATGCGGCGAAAAAGATGAAGGATGCGGACGTGGGGTCGATCGTCGTCCTGGACCATAATGCGGTAAAGGGCATCGTCACGGACCGGAAGATCGTCACGAACTGTATCGCTGAGAATAAGGACCCTGGCAGGGAGCGCATAGGGAATATCACCAGCTCACGCCTGATCACCTGCAGCGAGGACAGCGATATGCGCGATGCGCTGATGACGCTGGATAAGAATAAGATCCGCCGGTGCCCGGTCGTGAATGATAAAAAAGAGCTTGTCGGGATGCTTTCCATCGTCGACATCGCCCGTGAGATGAAGGGGTGCATGGACTACCTGCTGGACGATATATCCCGGTCGGCCGCCAAAGCGGAGCACCATGAGACCTCCCGGCCAGTGATCCGCTGA
- a CDS encoding DNA alkylation repair protein — MASETTANEVIQRLRSMSKPGSLDGMARYGISVERAFGVSMPEMRALAKELKKDHGLALALWDTDYHEAKILAGLIDDPRLVTDKQMDAWVAGFDSWDVCDQCCSNLFDKTQYAYGKALAWTQDGREYVRRAGYVMMATLAVHDKTAPDTVFELFLPFIVKGSTDERNFVKKAVNWALRQIGKRNADLNKKAIATAKQIQALDSKSARWIAADALKELQSPAVQKKVSKQKAK, encoded by the coding sequence ATGGCGTCTGAAACAACGGCCAACGAAGTGATCCAGCGGCTGAGGTCGATGTCGAAACCCGGCAGCCTGGACGGCATGGCGCGGTACGGCATTAGCGTAGAGCGGGCCTTTGGCGTTTCCATGCCCGAAATGAGGGCGCTCGCGAAGGAGCTGAAGAAAGACCACGGGCTGGCGCTCGCGCTCTGGGATACGGATTATCATGAAGCTAAAATCCTGGCAGGGCTCATCGACGACCCCCGCCTGGTCACGGATAAGCAGATGGACGCGTGGGTCGCCGGCTTCGACTCCTGGGACGTCTGCGACCAGTGTTGCTCTAATTTATTCGATAAGACGCAGTACGCATACGGCAAGGCCCTGGCGTGGACGCAGGACGGGCGGGAGTATGTCCGCCGGGCGGGCTATGTCATGATGGCCACGCTGGCCGTGCACGACAAGACGGCGCCCGATACCGTGTTCGAGCTGTTCCTGCCGTTCATCGTAAAAGGCTCGACGGACGAGCGCAATTTCGTGAAGAAGGCCGTGAACTGGGCCCTCCGGCAGATCGGCAAGCGCAATGCCGACCTGAATAAAAAGGCCATCGCTACGGCAAAGCAGATCCAGGCCCTGGATTCGAAGAGCGCCAGGTGGATCGCGGCCGACGCGCTGAAGGAGCTTCAAAGCCCGGCCGTCCAAAAGAAGGTCTCGAAGCAAAAAGCGAAATAA
- a CDS encoding TetR/AcrR family transcriptional regulator, producing MSERMERKKRQKRNTIIDKAERAMAKKGYWDMTMDEVAEDADVAKGTIYLYFNSKEALCAAVIARIIADMNVIIRERLNGVEGGMPRINATVGAVIEWNATHSDKARVLDNVMTLKFKDTADPNVREYIDQMDEQLQIIREGYELAIAEGTIRPDLDPLPAVIFLRMAFWVAMNPFPSHEVLMAQSGIDHEQLVNSALDLIRHATHIDVKKPLTGEALKRGKARS from the coding sequence ATGAGCGAAAGAATGGAGCGAAAAAAGCGCCAAAAACGTAACACTATTATCGATAAAGCTGAAAGGGCAATGGCCAAAAAGGGCTACTGGGACATGACGATGGACGAGGTCGCCGAGGACGCCGACGTGGCAAAGGGCACCATCTACCTTTACTTCAATAGTAAGGAGGCCCTTTGTGCAGCCGTTATCGCCCGTATCATCGCCGATATGAACGTCATCATCAGGGAAAGGCTGAATGGCGTCGAGGGCGGCATGCCCCGCATCAACGCGACCGTGGGCGCCGTGATAGAATGGAACGCGACCCACTCCGATAAGGCCCGCGTGCTCGATAACGTCATGACGCTGAAGTTCAAGGATACGGCGGACCCCAACGTGCGGGAGTACATCGACCAGATGGACGAGCAGCTCCAGATCATTCGCGAGGGCTATGAGCTCGCGATCGCCGAGGGCACGATCAGGCCGGACCTCGACCCGCTTCCTGCGGTCATTTTCCTGCGCATGGCTTTCTGGGTGGCAATGAACCCCTTCCCGTCGCATGAGGTCCTAATGGCACAGAGCGGGATCGACCACGAGCAATTAGTTAATTCGGCCCTCGATCTCATTCGCCACGCTACACATATAGACGTTAAAAAGCCCTTGACGGGCGAAGCTCTGAAGCGTGGAAAGGCGAGGAGCTGA
- a CDS encoding thioredoxin fold domain-containing protein, protein MMQEPLKWGSDAQKALDEAKRAGKLALLFFHSNQCSGCKATIAKTLPDPKVAKFIDRMFAPAMFEVSDPRSQELMKRYNFEWTPTFIVTDSNGNEIYRWVGYLPPGDFCAEMLFAEGRAAFKNKDWERAEKCYGAVIDRFPDSEEAPEALYYTGVARYEKTHDATYLADVNKKLQSKYPRSSWAKKASVWGE, encoded by the coding sequence ATGATGCAGGAACCTTTGAAGTGGGGCAGCGATGCCCAAAAAGCCCTGGACGAGGCAAAGCGCGCGGGAAAGCTGGCGCTGCTCTTCTTCCATTCGAACCAGTGCAGCGGCTGTAAGGCCACGATCGCGAAGACACTTCCGGACCCTAAGGTGGCTAAGTTCATCGACCGCATGTTCGCCCCGGCCATGTTCGAGGTCAGTGACCCCCGGTCGCAGGAGCTAATGAAGCGGTATAACTTCGAGTGGACGCCGACGTTTATCGTGACCGACTCGAACGGAAATGAGATCTACCGGTGGGTGGGATATTTACCGCCGGGCGACTTCTGTGCCGAGATGCTGTTCGCAGAGGGCCGTGCAGCCTTCAAGAATAAAGACTGGGAACGCGCGGAAAAATGCTATGGGGCCGTCATCGACCGGTTCCCGGACAGCGAGGAGGCGCCGGAGGCGCTGTACTACACGGGAGTGGCCCGCTATGAGAAGACTCATGACGCGACGTATCTGGCGGACGTGAACAAGAAGCTGCAGTCGAAGTATCCCCGGAGCAGCTGGGCAAAAAAGGCGTCCGTCTGGGGCGAGTAG